Part of the Desulfolucanica intricata genome, CCGAAGACTCCGCAGTTGGTGTATAATTTAATTATGCCACTAAAAAAATTACACACTAAAAATTATACACAATTTGGTGGATGTTATCAATTAGTTTTTCCATTAAATTATGAAGCGCTAATACCGGAAGATGATTCTGTGCGGCTTGTAAAAGGGACATCAATTTTATGTGGTTGAAGAATATTTAATTAATTGTTGAATGTCAGCTTTAAATTTTACTTTTGGGCAAAGGCTTCGATTGATTCTCGTACCAGGGTAACTGTATAAGCCATGGAGGGACCACCGCCAAAAGTCATTGCCACTCCCGCAGCTTCCATAATTTCTTCCGGGGTAGCACCCGCCTGCAGGGCTGCATAAACATGGTGAACTATACAGTACTCACATCTGGCATAGATACCAATGGCAAGGGCTGTAAGTTCTTTATGTTTTAAAGAAAGAGCGCCTTCTTTAAAAACCTCACCCGTAAATTTCATAAAACTTTGGGTTAATTCAGGCTGCTGGCGGGCTACCTTACCAGTTCCATTCATTAAATCGTTTAAAATTTTTTTTACTCCAGTCATTATTTTAGCCTCCTTTTAATTTATATAAATAGATTAACATTGGATTGATCAGCTTCATTCAGATAGGTTGCTACTCCGGCAAACTCCAAGCCATCAATTAACTCTTCTTCTTTAATCCCCATTACATCCATGGACATATTGCAAGCAATCATTTTAACTCCTTGCTCTCGGGCAGATTCGATCAGTTCCTGGATGGAGGTAACGTTTTGCTGCTTCATAACCAACTTCATCATCTTTGCACCCATACCGCCGAAATTCATCTTAGATAGCCCGAGTTTGTCAGCGCCTCTGGGCATCATTTTACCAAACATTGCCTGTAAAAAGCTTTTCTTCGAGGTCTTTACCTTTTCAGGTTTTCTTAACATATTTAGACCCCAGAAAGTAAAAAACATTGTTACCTCGTCGCCCATAGCAGCGGCACCGTTAGCGATAATAAAGGCCGCCATAGCCTTATCAAGATCACCGCTAAACACTATTATTGTTTTATTGGTACTTTCCAATGCAAGTCCCCCTTGCTTAGATATTAAATAATTAAGTATTTAGAATATTAGTTTATATACAGGGAGGAATGTAAAAATCCACTATAAATACGCTTGTACTAAGTAATTAGAAATATCATCAATAGTTATTTCATCATTAGCTGCTTTTTGTAGATTTACAAAGCATATTGGACACATAGTTACACCGTTATTAGCAGCGTTCTTAATTTGGTCCACTCTTTTTTTTGCATTTACAATTGCTTTTTTAGGGAATAAAGATTCAGCAGGTCCTCCACAACAAAGGGTAAATCTTCCTGAGTCCGCAGGCTCCTTTACAGTAACGCCGGCCCTGTTAAGTAAGGTTCTCTGTTCTTTTAAAACATTTTCATATCTTGCATACACACATGAATCGTGTATAACTACTTCTTTAGTTAGCTCGTTTTTTGGCTGTAAATTCCGTTCAACCAATACCTCCATATAACTCTTAACATATAAGTCATAGCCTTCTATGAAAGCTGGATAAACCGATCTCAACATGTTAGTCGTATGGGGGTCCACTGTAATAACATTTTTAACTTTATATTTCTTAAAAGTGTTATATACTTTATGAACATGATCTTTTAAAATATCATCGACACCCAGGTCATAAATAAGTGCCCCTGAATATAGTTCCTCTTCATATAAATAGCCAAAATTAACTCCAGCCTCTTTTAAAAGCAGCGCTATATTAACAAGTATTTGATTATAAGATTTCTGCATACTTTCGGATGGCTTAGCCATAAAACCGGATACATTAATAAGCTTATTAACATACCGCCCAACACTTACAAAGTTAGCCATCCATGAATCCTCTATCAATTCCTGGGCTTTACTCATGGCGGCGATATAAGGAATTAGCTGATACATAATTCCCGTATAAAGTATGGTTTCACCGCCCCTTGGCAGTTCCAAACCCTTTGCCCATCTTATTGCATTTTCTTTCGAAATGGGCAGTACAGAATTTCTTAATTTTAAGTTATCCGCCAAAATCCCAATTGTATCGCCGGTGGGTAACGTCATAGTCTGACTCTCCTTAAATTTTAAAAACTTTTTTATTGATAACGTATCTCAAAGACCTAACATTTTCCGCTATGTGTACTTTAGCCGGGCAATTTACTTCACACATTTTACATAAGAGACAAGAATAGATAGCTTCAATATTATTCAATACCTTTTCTCCGATTCCCAATAAAACATATCTAAACAGCTTTCTGGGGAGGAGTTCTATACCCATGGGACATATTGCACTGCATACACCGCAATTCATACATGCAGAGGCATTGAACTCATCAGACCTCTTAACCTCATCAATAAAGCTCGGGTTTACAAGTGCCATTAATTCCCCTCCCTTACTGCAACCTTGTATTTGTAAAAACCATTATTTGTTGCTTCTTCAGTTTCGGCCACGTACCCGTATTTACGCATTCCCATTACCCAAATCATAACTTCATGGGAAGGGCAGCCGAGAGCCTCCGCAATTTCGGGAACAGTTTTGGGACATTCCTTTAAAACATTGATAATTTTATCTCTCATAAACATTTCTTCTCTTATGACTTCCCGTTTTTCTCTTATTTCACCATTCATTTCAAAAAGTCTCCTTTAAAAAAGCATCAATCATTGACCTTATTTGTGAATCTGTATAGCCTTTGAGATTAATAGCATCCTTGGGACACAGAGGGGCACAGCCGCCACAACCTTTACATACAGCCTTGTTTACCACTGCAACTTCTTGACCCTGGTATTGGCCCCTTTCTATCGCTGAATACGGACAAGAATTAACACATTCATCACACCAGCTGCAGAGTTCCGGATTTACCGAAGCTATTAAAGGTTCAAGTTCAACATATCCTTTTTTAAGAATTGAAGCACTTTGGGTAACAGCCGCTAAAGCTGAAGCAACACTTTCAGAAGAGTTCTTAGGTCCCTGACATGCACCACATATAAACACACCATCCACAACAGTTTCAACCGGACGCAGTTTGGGATGAATTTCATTGAAGAATCCGTCCCTTCCCAAAGGTAGCTTCAATGCATCAATTAATTTATCATTCTTTGCTGGAACCATACCCGTTACCAAAACAACCAGGTCAGCCTGTACTGTAATCTCTTCTCCGAAAGTCAGTATATCTCTAACAGTAACTCTTAATTTCCCACTCAAGTCTGTCTCAACCGTTGGGGGTTCATTTTCATCATACTTTAGATATACGGAACCCTTTTCTCTTGACCGGTTATAAAGCAGCTCAAATTTGCCGTAGGTCCTAATGTCCCTAAAAAGATGAAACTGGTGTATTTTAGGTTTTTTTTCAAATGCCACAATTGAGGAATGAACCGCTGCATTACAACAATAGCGTGAACAGTAACGTTTAGCGTTCTCAACACCTGAGTCTTGTCTACTGCCAACACAATAAATGTACACAATATTTTTTATTTCTTTTCCGTTATATATTAAGTTTCCATCTGAGTTATCCAGCAGTTCCTTAAACTCCGGAAGTGTAACCACTCCATTTA contains:
- a CDS encoding carboxymuconolactone decarboxylase family protein, which produces MTGVKKILNDLMNGTGKVARQQPELTQSFMKFTGEVFKEGALSLKHKELTALAIGIYARCEYCIVHHVYAALQAGATPEEIMEAAGVAMTFGGGPSMAYTVTLVRESIEAFAQK
- a CDS encoding (Fe-S)-binding protein, which translates into the protein MTLPTGDTIGILADNLKLRNSVLPISKENAIRWAKGLELPRGGETILYTGIMYQLIPYIAAMSKAQELIEDSWMANFVSVGRYVNKLINVSGFMAKPSESMQKSYNQILVNIALLLKEAGVNFGYLYEEELYSGALIYDLGVDDILKDHVHKVYNTFKKYKVKNVITVDPHTTNMLRSVYPAFIEGYDLYVKSYMEVLVERNLQPKNELTKEVVIHDSCVYARYENVLKEQRTLLNRAGVTVKEPADSGRFTLCCGGPAESLFPKKAIVNAKKRVDQIKNAANNGVTMCPICFVNLQKAANDEITIDDISNYLVQAYL
- a CDS encoding 4Fe-4S dicluster domain-containing protein — protein: MALVNPSFIDEVKRSDEFNASACMNCGVCSAICPMGIELLPRKLFRYVLLGIGEKVLNNIEAIYSCLLCKMCEVNCPAKVHIAENVRSLRYVINKKVFKI
- a CDS encoding transcriptional regulator, which codes for MNGEIREKREVIREEMFMRDKIINVLKECPKTVPEIAEALGCPSHEVMIWVMGMRKYGYVAETEEATNNGFYKYKVAVREGN
- a CDS encoding CoB--CoM heterodisulfide reductase iron-sulfur subunit A family protein; protein product: MTNRRIGVYICHCGGNISDYVDVDRVRGAIKDEAGVVVAKTAMFTCSDATQQEMVQDINEQKLDGLVVASCSPKLHLFTFREVAKRARLNPYQYTQVNIREQCSWTHTDDKEGATKKAVRLIRAGIARTNLTEPLDPIKIDTVPKVLVVGAGIAGLRAAIGLADLGMSVFLIEKSRDVGGWVKSFGKMYPHNKTGKKIIEQLVNEIKKRENITLFTNTELVEKSGSIGNFNIKIRVDDQNHNEINVNVGSIITATGFDSYRPETGEFGYGLNGVVTLPEFKELLDNSDGNLIYNGKEIKNIVYIYCVGSRQDSGVENAKRYCSRYCCNAAVHSSIVAFEKKPKIHQFHLFRDIRTYGKFELLYNRSREKGSVYLKYDENEPPTVETDLSGKLRVTVRDILTFGEEITVQADLVVLVTGMVPAKNDKLIDALKLPLGRDGFFNEIHPKLRPVETVVDGVFICGACQGPKNSSESVASALAAVTQSASILKKGYVELEPLIASVNPELCSWCDECVNSCPYSAIERGQYQGQEVAVVNKAVCKGCGGCAPLCPKDAINLKGYTDSQIRSMIDAFLKETF